A section of the Deltaproteobacteria bacterium genome encodes:
- the ppsA gene encoding phosphoenolpyruvate synthase: MAKESPYVLSFEEIGSKDVPKVGGKNASLGEMIRNLKEEGIRVPLGFATTAEAYREFLDANNLQEKIERRLRDLNQGDTSLEQTGKAVRRFFLKAAFPEGVSLAVGNAYKRLCEQYGVEDVDVAVRSSATAEDLPDASFAGQQETFLNVTGEEELLDACRKCYASLFTDRAISYRQEKGFDHMKVALSVGVQKMVRSDKAGSGVIFSIDTETGFPDVVVINAAWGLGENVVQGTVNPDEYRVFKPLLGKDDYRPIIEKTLGAKEKKMIYASGGSSTTRNIDTPKKERGAFVLNDGDILKLAQWTCRIEDHYGRPMDIEWAKDGETNELFIVQARPETVQSQKEAGTLKAYSLMEKGERLLTGLSIGDAIAAGKACLIKSPDQIGQFEKNAVLVTEMTDPDWVPIMKNAAGIITDHGGRTCHAAIVSRELGIPAIVGTEEATEVLKTGEEITLSCAEGDQGYVYKGILKFEEEEVNLEDIPETRTRIMMNIASPAAAFRWWRLPCEGIGLARMEFIINNIIKIHPMALVRFKALKDKEAKKEIDRLTRGYEDKTEYFVDHLSRGIAKIAASQYPDPVIVRMSDFKTNEYAELIGGREFEGRENNPMLGFRGASRYYSDKYREGFALECRAVKRVREEIGLTNVIIMIPFCRTLEEADRVLEVLAHNDLIRGDKGLEVYVMCEIPSNVSLAEEFAERFDGFSIGSNDLTQLVLGVDRDAAELADLFDERNEAVKKEIRRLIEAAHKKQTKVGICGQAPSDYPDFAAFLVEEGIDSISLNPDSVIEVKKRVAEVERK; the protein is encoded by the coding sequence ATGGCGAAAGAGAGCCCCTATGTCCTTTCATTCGAGGAGATCGGGTCCAAAGACGTGCCGAAGGTGGGGGGAAAGAATGCCTCCCTGGGAGAAATGATCCGAAATTTGAAGGAGGAAGGCATTCGCGTTCCCCTGGGCTTTGCCACCACAGCAGAGGCGTACCGGGAGTTTCTGGATGCCAATAATCTTCAGGAAAAGATTGAACGCCGGCTGAGGGATCTGAATCAGGGAGACACATCGTTGGAACAGACAGGCAAAGCCGTCCGCAGGTTCTTCCTCAAGGCCGCGTTCCCGGAGGGTGTTTCCCTGGCCGTGGGGAATGCCTATAAGCGGTTGTGCGAGCAGTATGGCGTTGAGGATGTGGATGTGGCGGTGAGGAGCAGCGCAACGGCCGAAGACCTGCCGGATGCCAGTTTTGCCGGGCAGCAGGAGACATTCCTCAATGTGACCGGGGAGGAGGAACTCCTGGACGCCTGCCGGAAATGCTACGCGTCTCTGTTTACGGACAGGGCCATCAGCTATCGTCAGGAAAAGGGATTTGACCACATGAAAGTGGCCCTCTCGGTAGGCGTTCAGAAGATGGTGCGCTCGGACAAGGCCGGCTCCGGGGTTATCTTTTCCATCGATACGGAGACCGGTTTCCCGGACGTGGTGGTGATCAATGCGGCCTGGGGGCTGGGAGAAAATGTGGTCCAGGGGACCGTTAATCCGGATGAGTACAGGGTTTTCAAGCCCCTGTTGGGCAAGGATGACTATCGACCCATTATTGAAAAGACCCTGGGCGCCAAAGAAAAAAAGATGATCTATGCCAGTGGGGGGAGCAGCACCACACGGAACATCGATACCCCCAAAAAGGAACGCGGCGCCTTTGTCCTTAACGACGGCGACATACTGAAGCTGGCGCAATGGACGTGCCGTATCGAAGACCACTACGGCAGGCCGATGGATATCGAATGGGCCAAGGATGGTGAAACCAATGAACTGTTCATTGTACAGGCCCGCCCGGAAACGGTTCAGTCGCAGAAAGAGGCAGGTACGCTCAAGGCCTATTCTCTCATGGAAAAAGGAGAAAGGCTTCTGACCGGTCTGAGTATCGGAGATGCCATCGCCGCGGGAAAGGCGTGCCTCATCAAGAGCCCGGATCAGATCGGACAGTTCGAAAAAAACGCGGTGCTGGTTACCGAGATGACGGATCCTGACTGGGTGCCGATCATGAAGAACGCCGCGGGCATCATCACAGACCACGGAGGCCGCACCTGTCATGCGGCCATTGTCAGCAGGGAACTGGGAATACCTGCCATCGTCGGAACCGAAGAGGCCACCGAGGTCCTCAAGACAGGCGAGGAAATCACCCTCTCCTGCGCCGAAGGAGACCAAGGATATGTTTACAAGGGGATCCTGAAATTCGAGGAGGAGGAGGTGAACCTGGAGGATATCCCGGAGACCCGGACCCGCATCATGATGAACATCGCCAGTCCCGCGGCCGCCTTCCGCTGGTGGCGACTGCCCTGTGAAGGGATCGGGCTGGCCAGGATGGAATTCATCATCAACAACATCATCAAGATCCATCCCATGGCCCTGGTCCGCTTTAAGGCCCTGAAAGACAAGGAGGCGAAAAAGGAGATCGACAGGCTTACCCGGGGATACGAGGACAAGACCGAGTATTTTGTGGATCACCTGTCACGGGGGATTGCAAAGATCGCCGCTTCCCAGTATCCGGATCCGGTGATCGTACGAATGAGCGATTTCAAGACCAACGAATATGCCGAACTCATCGGAGGGAGGGAGTTTGAAGGAAGGGAAAACAACCCCATGCTCGGCTTTCGCGGGGCCTCCCGCTATTACAGTGACAAATATCGTGAAGGCTTTGCACTGGAATGCCGGGCCGTCAAGCGCGTCCGGGAAGAGATCGGGCTGACCAATGTCATTATCATGATCCCCTTCTGCAGAACCCTTGAAGAGGCGGACAGGGTCCTGGAGGTCCTGGCGCACAACGATCTCATTCGCGGGGACAAAGGCCTGGAGGTCTATGTCATGTGCGAGATTCCCTCCAATGTGAGCCTGGCCGAGGAATTCGCCGAACGGTTTGACGGGTTTTCCATCGGATCCAATGATCTCACCCAACTGGTCCTGGGAGTGGATCGTGACGCTGCGGAGCTGGCAGACCTCTTTGATGAGCGGAATGAGGCCGTCAAGAAAGAGATCCGGAGGCTGATTGAGGCCGCTCACAAGAAACAGACAAAGGTGGGGATCTGCGGGCAGGCGCCCAGCGACTATCCGGACTTCGCCGCCTTTCTCGTGGAGGAGGGGATTGACTCCATATCCCTGAACCCGGACAGCGTCATCGAGGTGAAAAAACGCGTTGCAGAGGTGGAAAGAAAGTAG
- the atpD gene encoding F0F1 ATP synthase subunit beta → MNERRHSEGENIGTVLSVRGSVVDAHFPERLPSLLNVLRAGDDGDIIIEVVTHLSAEQVRGVALTSEQGLAQGSPITDTGHPLKVPVGKRLKGRVFNVFGETIDRGDPVTGGEWQSIHQAPVPLHRQSTASEIFTTGIKAIDVLSPLELGGKAGLFGGAGVGKTVLIMEMINNMVGGHEGVSLFCGIGERVREGEELYREMKEAGVLENTVMVFGQMNEPPGARFRVGHAALTMAEYFRDEIRQDVLLLIDNIFRFVQAGMEVSGLLGQLPSRLGYQPTLGTELAGLEERICNTSTGAITSIQAVYVPADDFTDPAAVHTFGHLSASIVLSRKKASEGLYPAIDPLQSGSKMLVPHMVGERHYAIAQKVRNTLAEYEDLKDIIAMLGIEELSQEDRRTVYRARRLERFLTQPFFVTEQFTGHEGKMVDLEDALDGCERILNDEFADYPERSLYMIGKIDEA, encoded by the coding sequence ATGAACGAAAGGCGGCATTCCGAGGGTGAAAACATCGGGACCGTTCTCTCCGTCCGGGGGAGCGTGGTGGATGCCCATTTTCCCGAACGGCTTCCATCCCTGCTCAATGTGTTGCGGGCAGGGGATGACGGGGACATCATCATCGAGGTGGTGACCCACCTGAGCGCCGAACAGGTTCGAGGCGTCGCCCTCACCTCGGAGCAGGGGCTGGCTCAAGGGTCTCCCATCACGGATACGGGCCATCCGCTGAAGGTGCCGGTGGGAAAGCGATTGAAGGGAAGGGTATTCAATGTATTCGGGGAGACCATTGACAGGGGGGACCCTGTCACGGGCGGAGAGTGGCAGTCCATTCATCAGGCGCCGGTGCCCCTGCACAGGCAATCCACCGCATCAGAGATCTTCACCACCGGCATCAAGGCCATTGATGTCCTGTCGCCCCTTGAGCTTGGGGGAAAGGCCGGCCTGTTCGGCGGCGCGGGGGTGGGCAAAACGGTCCTCATCATGGAGATGATCAACAACATGGTGGGCGGGCATGAGGGGGTCAGCCTTTTTTGCGGAATCGGCGAGCGGGTTCGGGAGGGCGAAGAGCTGTACCGCGAAATGAAGGAGGCCGGGGTCCTGGAGAACACGGTCATGGTCTTCGGCCAGATGAACGAGCCGCCGGGGGCCAGATTCCGGGTAGGGCATGCGGCCCTGACCATGGCGGAATATTTCCGGGACGAGATCCGGCAGGACGTGCTCCTCCTGATAGACAACATTTTCCGTTTTGTCCAGGCGGGCATGGAGGTCTCCGGACTTCTGGGACAGCTTCCGTCACGGCTCGGATATCAGCCCACCCTGGGGACGGAACTGGCCGGACTGGAGGAGAGAATCTGCAACACCTCCACAGGCGCCATTACCTCCATTCAGGCGGTATACGTGCCGGCCGATGATTTCACGGACCCGGCCGCGGTTCACACCTTCGGCCATCTGTCGGCATCCATCGTCCTTTCCCGTAAAAAGGCCAGCGAGGGGCTTTACCCGGCCATTGATCCGCTCCAGTCCGGGTCCAAAATGCTGGTGCCCCACATGGTGGGAGAACGACACTACGCCATTGCTCAGAAGGTGCGCAATACCCTTGCAGAGTATGAGGATCTCAAAGATATCATTGCCATGCTGGGGATTGAAGAACTCTCCCAGGAGGATCGGCGAACCGTGTATCGGGCCCGCAGGCTGGAGCGGTTTTTGACGCAGCCGTTTTTTGTCACTGAACAGTTTACGGGTCATGAGGGCAAAATGGTGGATCTGGAGGATGCCCTTGATGGGTGCGAGCGGATCCTGAACGATGAATTCGCCGATTATCCAGAAAGGTCCCTTTACATGATCGGCAAGATCGATGAAGCCTAA
- a CDS encoding F0F1 ATP synthase subunit epsilon yields the protein MRLKVLLPTEVLLDEEVGKVTAEAQNGFFCLLPAHIDFVTALVPGLLSFESKEGEEIFVAVDEGVLVKEGQNVWVSTRNAMRGTELGRLRKTVEDTFKVLDDREKTARSAMAKIEAGFVRRFLEIQRRG from the coding sequence ATGCGTCTGAAAGTACTGCTTCCCACTGAAGTCCTCCTCGATGAAGAGGTAGGCAAGGTAACCGCAGAGGCGCAAAATGGATTTTTTTGTCTGCTCCCCGCACATATTGATTTTGTGACGGCCCTGGTCCCCGGACTCCTCTCTTTCGAGTCAAAAGAGGGCGAGGAAATTTTCGTGGCAGTGGATGAAGGGGTGCTGGTGAAAGAGGGGCAGAATGTATGGGTTTCCACGAGAAACGCCATGCGGGGGACGGAGCTTGGCCGGTTGAGAAAAACCGTAGAGGACACATTTAAGGTTCTGGACGATCGGGAAAAGACAGCCCGTTCCGCCATGGCGAAAATAGAGGCCGGCTTTGTCCGGCGCTTTTTGGAGATCCAGCGACGGGGGTGA
- a CDS encoding AtpZ/AtpI family protein codes for MKKDNPKDFSEEVRKKEARKVQARKEGDRSVWFGLGMFGLVGWSVAIPTLGGIAIGIWIDKTWPGPRSWTLMCLVIGVIIGCVNAWYWVKRESGRE; via the coding sequence ATGAAAAAAGATAATCCTAAAGATTTCTCGGAAGAAGTGAGAAAAAAGGAAGCGCGTAAGGTCCAGGCGAGAAAGGAAGGGGACCGAAGTGTCTGGTTCGGGCTGGGGATGTTCGGCCTCGTGGGATGGTCCGTGGCCATTCCTACCCTGGGCGGCATCGCCATCGGCATCTGGATCGATAAGACCTGGCCCGGTCCCCGGTCCTGGACCCTCATGTGTCTCGTCATAGGGGTCATCATAGGGTGTGTGAATGCATGGTACTGGGTGAAACGGGAGAGCGGGCGTGAGTAA
- a CDS encoding cation:proton antiporter: protein MVGSVIFLVMLIKSGLDRTSVPSLVGFLILGFFIRLADDYLGFFTIGCEEIFGFLAQIGLFTLLFRVGLESNLRGLLGQLRRASVIWIANVIITGLIGFATAFYMLHYHWVASLVIATAFTATSVGISVAVWEESGMLNTPRGELLVDVAEMDDISAVVLMAMLFAVLPSLKSGSPPDWLPMISSVLGLFLIKLIGFGTLCFLFSRYAEKGLTHFFRNLEPPPDPMLVVVAIGLMIAALADLLGFSLAIGAFFAGLVFSRDPDSVKMESSFLPLYELLSPFFFIGIGLALDPAVMDTALGMGGILLVMAILSKLIANGVPMFLMGGIAGALLIGTSMVPRAEIAMVIMHKGLSLGEWAVPSHAYAAMVVVSAATCILSPPVVRSLLNSRFLDGEAR from the coding sequence ATGGTCGGCAGCGTCATCTTCCTGGTGATGTTGATCAAATCAGGATTGGATCGGACCAGTGTGCCTTCTCTGGTGGGGTTTCTGATCCTCGGTTTCTTCATTCGGCTGGCAGACGATTACCTCGGATTTTTCACCATCGGCTGTGAAGAGATCTTTGGGTTTTTAGCGCAAATAGGGCTGTTTACGCTTCTGTTTCGGGTCGGGCTGGAGAGCAATCTCCGGGGTCTGCTGGGCCAGCTCCGCCGTGCGAGCGTCATTTGGATCGCCAATGTGATTATCACCGGCCTTATCGGTTTCGCCACGGCCTTCTACATGCTCCATTACCACTGGGTCGCGAGCCTCGTCATTGCAACCGCGTTTACCGCCACCAGCGTGGGCATATCCGTGGCCGTATGGGAGGAATCCGGAATGTTGAACACTCCCCGGGGCGAACTCCTGGTCGATGTGGCGGAAATGGATGATATCTCCGCCGTGGTACTCATGGCCATGCTTTTCGCCGTCCTCCCCAGCCTGAAGTCCGGCTCACCCCCTGACTGGCTGCCAATGATCTCCAGTGTCCTCGGCCTCTTCTTGATTAAGCTGATCGGGTTCGGAACATTATGTTTTCTATTCAGCCGGTATGCCGAAAAAGGGTTGACCCATTTCTTTCGAAATCTGGAACCTCCACCGGATCCCATGCTCGTGGTTGTGGCCATAGGACTGATGATTGCCGCCCTGGCAGACCTGCTCGGGTTTTCTCTGGCTATCGGCGCTTTTTTCGCCGGGCTGGTCTTCAGTCGAGACCCGGACAGTGTAAAGATGGAATCTTCCTTTCTCCCTTTATATGAGCTTCTCAGCCCCTTTTTCTTTATTGGAATCGGATTGGCCCTGGACCCCGCCGTTATGGACACAGCCCTGGGAATGGGCGGCATTCTTCTGGTTATGGCCATATTGAGTAAACTGATAGCGAACGGCGTACCCATGTTTCTGATGGGCGGGATAGCGGGCGCCCTCCTTATCGGGACGAGTATGGTCCCGAGAGCGGAAATCGCCATGGTGATCATGCACAAAGGGCTCAGCCTGGGAGAATGGGCGGTCCCTTCCCATGCGTACGCCGCCATGGTGGTGGTCTCAGCCGCCACATGCATCCTGTCCCCCCCGGTGGTGCGATCCCTTTTGAATAGCCGGTTTTTGGATGGAGAAGCGCGATGA
- a CDS encoding ATP synthase subunit I, producing the protein MTEHISHLLLAFAAGAGIGAFYFGGLWWTVRRLATDDHPARLTLLSLLVRTGLSLGAFYVVMGGEWERLMAALLGVMVIRLLMVRRLRPD; encoded by the coding sequence ATGACGGAGCATATTTCTCATCTCTTATTGGCGTTTGCAGCAGGTGCGGGCATCGGGGCCTTTTACTTCGGCGGCCTGTGGTGGACGGTCAGGCGACTCGCCACGGATGACCATCCGGCGCGGTTGACCCTGTTAAGCTTACTGGTGCGCACAGGCCTGTCCCTGGGCGCATTCTATGTGGTCATGGGAGGGGAATGGGAGCGGCTCATGGCTGCGCTGTTGGGCGTCATGGTGATCCGCCTCTTGATGGTTCGGCGGTTGAGACCGGATTAG
- a CDS encoding F0F1 ATP synthase subunit A produces the protein MTIKDISPDQVIFWQWGPVSINATIAFTWLVMALMVIGSWLITRRLSADVRLSRWQNLLEVVVDGIRKEIREISQQEPDAYLYFVGTLFLFILISNILSIIPGYVAPTSSLSTTAGLAVCVFAAVPVYGILRRGLRGYLRQYIKPTPFMLPFNIIGEVSRTLALAVRLFGNMMSGTKIVAILLAITPLIFPIVMHALGLLTGVIQAYIFAVLAMVYIASATRIQEQKKDNPEQEKGEDS, from the coding sequence ATGACCATAAAGGATATCAGCCCGGATCAGGTGATCTTTTGGCAATGGGGACCGGTTTCCATCAACGCGACCATCGCATTTACATGGCTGGTGATGGCCCTCATGGTGATCGGTTCCTGGTTGATCACACGGCGGTTGTCAGCGGATGTGCGCCTGTCACGATGGCAGAACCTCCTGGAAGTCGTGGTGGACGGGATACGAAAGGAGATCCGCGAGATCAGTCAGCAGGAGCCGGACGCTTACCTCTATTTTGTGGGGACCCTGTTTTTGTTCATCCTGATCTCCAATATCCTCTCCATTATCCCGGGATATGTGGCGCCCACGTCATCCCTCTCCACCACGGCAGGACTGGCCGTGTGCGTATTTGCGGCCGTTCCTGTTTACGGCATTCTGCGCCGTGGCCTTCGGGGCTATTTAAGGCAATATATCAAGCCCACGCCGTTCATGCTTCCCTTTAACATCATCGGCGAGGTGTCCCGCACCCTGGCCCTTGCGGTCCGGTTGTTCGGAAATATGATGAGCGGTACAAAGATCGTCGCCATCCTTCTGGCCATTACGCCCCTTATATTTCCCATTGTCATGCATGCGTTGGGCCTCCTTACCGGCGTGATTCAGGCCTATATCTTTGCGGTGCTCGCCATGGTCTATATTGCATCGGCGACACGGATTCAAGAACAGAAGAAAGATAACCCGGAACAAGAGAAAGGAGAAGATTCATAA
- a CDS encoding F0F1 ATP synthase subunit C: protein MDSISLIGMASVITAGLTIGIGAIGPALGEGRSVAQALSSMAQQPDEANRITRTLFVGLAMIESTAIYAFVVSMILLFANPFWDHVVSKAGG, encoded by the coding sequence ATGGACAGTATTTCGCTAATCGGAATGGCCTCCGTGATCACCGCCGGACTCACCATCGGCATCGGCGCCATCGGTCCCGCCCTCGGCGAGGGCCGGTCTGTGGCCCAGGCGTTGAGTTCCATGGCCCAGCAACCGGATGAAGCCAACAGGATTACGCGGACCCTGTTTGTGGGTCTGGCCATGATCGAGTCCACGGCCATTTACGCCTTCGTGGTCTCCATGATTCTGTTGTTTGCCAACCCCTTCTGGGACCATGTGGTCTCCAAGGCAGGAGGATAA
- a CDS encoding alternate F1F0 ATPase, F1 subunit alpha: MGAALHNVFDVMADALKSHRTRLGLQEVGVISFLGPGVVRVAGLQGVRSRELLRFPGERLGMAFDVAPHEAGIVLLDESEDLGAGDEVRRTDRVLDIPVGDDLLGRVIDAQGRPLDNRGPIHGSKRLPVERPAHPIMDRLPVTVPLQTGIKVVDALIPIGRGQRELIIGDRQTGKTAIALDTIINQKDTDVLCIYCAIGKRASAAAKVIADLHQGEAMDHSMVMVATEEDPPGLQFVTPYAAMTVGEYFMEQGRNVLVVFDDLTRHARAYRELSLLLRRPPGREAYPGDIFYIHSRLLERSTHLREELGGGSLSALPIIETEAQNISAYIPTNLISITDGQIYLSPDLFQKGILPAVDVGKSVSRVGGKTQLSAYRAVAGDLRLSYSQFEELEAFARFGTQLDEDTRKTLERGRRVREVLKQPQYAPMGVAEQIAVLVAVNEGVLDSTAPEKMAGAERRIREAATKNLGDLCHRIEQGEKISQNDMEALKETAANAV; the protein is encoded by the coding sequence ATGGGAGCAGCTCTCCATAACGTGTTTGATGTTATGGCGGACGCCCTGAAATCCCACCGAACCCGATTGGGGCTTCAGGAGGTAGGCGTGATCAGTTTCCTGGGACCGGGTGTGGTTCGTGTTGCGGGCCTGCAGGGTGTTCGGTCCCGGGAACTCCTTCGCTTTCCCGGTGAGCGTTTGGGAATGGCCTTTGATGTGGCGCCTCATGAGGCGGGGATTGTACTCCTTGATGAAAGCGAGGATCTGGGGGCCGGTGATGAGGTGCGGCGCACGGACAGGGTGCTGGACATCCCCGTAGGCGATGACCTGTTGGGACGGGTCATCGATGCCCAGGGACGTCCCCTTGACAACCGGGGGCCGATACATGGTTCGAAGCGACTTCCTGTTGAGCGGCCTGCGCATCCCATCATGGACCGTCTCCCCGTCACCGTCCCCCTTCAGACCGGGATCAAGGTGGTGGATGCCCTGATTCCCATCGGCCGGGGCCAAAGGGAACTGATCATCGGAGACCGCCAGACAGGCAAGACCGCCATCGCCTTGGATACCATCATCAACCAGAAGGACACGGACGTGCTCTGCATCTATTGCGCCATCGGCAAACGCGCCTCGGCCGCGGCAAAGGTCATTGCCGATCTGCATCAGGGCGAGGCCATGGACCACAGCATGGTGATGGTGGCCACCGAAGAAGACCCTCCCGGCCTTCAATTTGTCACGCCCTACGCGGCCATGACCGTGGGTGAATATTTCATGGAACAGGGGAGGAATGTGTTGGTGGTCTTCGACGATCTCACCCGGCATGCACGGGCATACAGAGAACTCTCCCTTCTTCTCCGTCGTCCACCCGGGAGGGAGGCCTATCCCGGCGACATCTTCTATATCCATTCGAGGCTCCTGGAACGTTCCACCCATCTTCGCGAGGAACTGGGCGGGGGGTCGCTGTCGGCCCTCCCGATTATTGAGACAGAGGCCCAGAACATCTCCGCCTATATCCCCACCAACCTGATTTCCATTACCGACGGCCAGATATATCTCTCGCCGGACCTGTTCCAGAAAGGGATCCTCCCTGCCGTCGACGTGGGGAAGTCCGTATCCCGCGTAGGCGGCAAGACCCAGCTCAGCGCCTATCGGGCCGTGGCCGGCGATCTTCGATTATCCTATTCGCAGTTTGAAGAACTGGAGGCGTTTGCCCGGTTCGGCACCCAGTTGGATGAGGATACCCGCAAGACCCTGGAACGGGGCCGCCGGGTGCGCGAGGTCCTCAAACAGCCTCAGTATGCCCCCATGGGGGTGGCCGAGCAGATCGCCGTACTGGTGGCCGTGAACGAGGGGGTATTGGATTCGACCGCCCCTGAAAAGATGGCCGGGGCGGAGAGACGGATACGAGAGGCGGCGACGAAAAACCTGGGCGATCTCTGTCACCGGATCGAACAGGGTGAAAAAATCAGCCAAAACGATATGGAGGCCCTGAAAGAGACGGCGGCGAATGCGGTTTAG
- a CDS encoding F0F1 ATP synthase subunit gamma — protein sequence METLEELKQRIESTKDLQSVVKTMKALAAVRIRQFERAVESLGDYNQTVEMALRVALRDRPHMTVGARAGPKDQLGAVVFGSDQGMCGQLNDQIVAHALDEMGRFSQVAHQNRMIMALGERVRGRLEDADQPVDVALSAPGSVSGITPLVQDILMTIEGWHKERGLDQVFLFYSKHLSGASYRPHTMHLLPVDRTWLSKVREKQWPNRCLPMFTMDWDPLFSALIRQYLFVSLFRAFAESLASENASRLASMQGAERNIRDQMEELNMQYHQQRQMSITEELLDIVSGFEAMEHDA from the coding sequence ATGGAAACCCTGGAGGAACTGAAACAGCGGATTGAAAGCACCAAAGATCTGCAATCCGTGGTGAAAACCATGAAGGCCCTGGCCGCGGTCAGGATCCGGCAGTTCGAACGGGCTGTGGAATCCCTCGGCGATTACAATCAGACCGTGGAGATGGCCCTTCGCGTTGCCCTTCGGGACCGTCCCCACATGACGGTGGGGGCCCGGGCCGGGCCGAAGGATCAACTGGGGGCGGTGGTGTTCGGCTCCGACCAGGGGATGTGCGGGCAGCTCAACGATCAGATCGTCGCACACGCGCTCGATGAAATGGGACGATTTTCTCAGGTGGCGCATCAAAATCGGATGATCATGGCCCTGGGTGAGCGTGTCAGGGGGAGGCTTGAGGATGCGGATCAGCCGGTGGATGTGGCATTGTCCGCGCCCGGCTCTGTGAGCGGCATAACACCCCTGGTCCAGGACATTCTGATGACCATTGAGGGTTGGCACAAAGAGCGGGGCCTGGACCAGGTATTTCTGTTTTACAGTAAACACCTCTCCGGCGCATCCTATCGGCCCCACACCATGCACCTGTTGCCGGTGGACAGGACATGGCTCTCGAAGGTGCGGGAAAAACAGTGGCCCAACCGATGTCTCCCCATGTTTACCATGGACTGGGACCCCCTGTTTTCGGCATTGATCCGGCAGTACCTCTTTGTTTCCCTTTTTCGCGCCTTTGCAGAATCCCTGGCCAGCGAAAACGCCAGTCGTCTGGCCTCCATGCAGGGGGCGGAACGGAACATCCGGGACCAGATGGAAGAACTCAATATGCAGTACCACCAGCAGCGGCAGATGTCCATTACAGAGGAACTGCTGGATATTGTGTCCGGATTCGAGGCCATGGAACATGATGCGTAA
- a CDS encoding 1-phosphofructokinase family hexose kinase: MSILTLTMNPCIDKSSSIENVVAERKLRCEEPVYEPGGGGVNVSRAVHKLGGTSTLIYLSGGQIGRMLDMLLDQEGIVCQRMPIEGMTRENLMVYEKATGQQYRFGMPGPMVVEEEWKQCLGSISAVDPAPEYMVASGSLPPGTPDDFYGRLARLAKDRHIRLILDTTGEPLRIAVEEGLYMIKPNFRELEALSDTKIDQESCQVTLAEQIVQKGQSEALVVSLGAAGALLVSKDGCERLRVPTVPIKSKVGAGDSMVGGMVLALERGEPLLNAVRFGMAAGAAAVMTPGTELCRREDTERLYEEMLSEGPS; encoded by the coding sequence ATGTCCATATTGACTTTGACCATGAACCCCTGCATCGACAAGAGTTCAAGCATCGAAAATGTGGTGGCCGAACGGAAATTGCGTTGTGAAGAACCCGTCTATGAGCCTGGGGGCGGGGGCGTTAATGTCTCCCGGGCCGTCCATAAGCTCGGCGGGACATCCACGCTCATCTATCTCTCAGGAGGTCAGATAGGCCGAATGCTGGATATGCTGCTGGATCAGGAAGGGATAGTCTGCCAGAGGATGCCGATCGAAGGCATGACCCGCGAAAACCTCATGGTGTATGAGAAGGCCACCGGCCAGCAATACCGGTTCGGAATGCCGGGGCCGATGGTGGTTGAAGAAGAATGGAAGCAGTGCCTTGGAAGCATATCGGCGGTGGATCCCGCACCCGAATATATGGTGGCCAGCGGCAGTCTTCCTCCCGGGACCCCGGATGATTTCTACGGGCGGCTTGCCCGTCTGGCAAAAGACCGGCATATCAGGCTCATTCTGGATACCACCGGAGAGCCTCTCCGTATTGCGGTGGAGGAAGGCCTCTACATGATAAAACCCAATTTCCGCGAACTCGAGGCCCTGTCGGATACAAAGATCGATCAGGAATCGTGTCAGGTGACCCTGGCCGAGCAGATTGTTCAAAAGGGACAGAGCGAAGCGCTTGTAGTCTCTCTCGGGGCGGCAGGTGCGCTCCTGGTCTCGAAAGACGGCTGTGAACGCCTGCGCGTCCCCACCGTACCGATCAAGAGTAAAGTGGGGGCAGGAGACAGCATGGTGGGCGGCATGGTCCTTGCGCTGGAACGTGGCGAGCCCCTCCTGAATGCCGTCCGATTCGGTATGGCGGCAGGCGCCGCCGCCGTCATGACGCCGGGAACTGAACTCTGCCGAAGGGAGGATACGGAAAGGCTCTATGAGGAAATGCTTTCGGAAGGACCTTCATAG